A stretch of the Cyprinus carpio isolate SPL01 chromosome B4, ASM1834038v1, whole genome shotgun sequence genome encodes the following:
- the pnpla8 gene encoding calcium-independent phospholipase A2-gamma isoform X1, which translates to MSRIRSTLDTVTKAVSGTVNTDFLAKITRLKPGAAQGKTIEVKVECPGTEDGPVMTMAAPEPPREKEVKKDTEPHKEAPKSVSNLSSSAGNTTSAVAKQTLQRFQPAAFTANMDEMYNHLAEHVSTYFGSDTQNDKRSRDTASSPSQIQPSTLPNSSKDHILLAVPVSHRSTPETPPAIDKDGSVPSPQAPSAPAQDEGVSTIPISPRKGISHYLSYPRPSIQAFVGHYIAPLVPKFRADSKSGTVEKDKTSGSDLATSQDAKSAESKKEKKELDEKAQRLLSQREKIIARVSVDNRTRALVKSLQRVTDVKITISRVEELSFHLLEFPETRGVAATEKVIPCLLRLRQARDVNLQAAVRQALALVGYTDPVKGRGIRVLSIDGGGTRGLVALQTLHRLESLTGKPIYQLFDYICGVSTGSILAFMLGVFQIPLDECEELYRKLGSDVFKQNLIVGTVKMGWSHAYYDSQIWEEILKERMGPELMIETSKNPKCPKVSAVSTIVNRGLPLKAYVFRNYNFLPGVRSHYLGGCQHKMWQAIRASSAAPGYFQEFVLGNDLHQDGGLLINNPTALAIHESKCLWPNTPVQCVVSLGTGRYETIGKTSSSTYTSLKTKLTNVISSATDTEEVHTMLDALLPPNTYFRFNPYMSEDISLDENRQERLDFLQAEGRRYLERNENKLKKVASVLTQEKGIVQKLAEWAQLKADMYDGLAFRSKL; encoded by the exons ATGTCGCGCATCAGGAGCACCCTGGACACCGTTACCAAAGCCGTGAGTGGAACGGTGAACACCGACTTCCTCGCCAAGATCACACGCCTCAAACCCGGTGCCGCCCAAGGCAAAACTATAGAGGTTAAAGTGGAATGTCCCGGGACAGAGGACGGACCTGTCATGACCATGGCGGCACCTGAGCCGCCCAGggagaaagaggtgaaaaaagATACAGAACCTCATAAAGAAGCCCCAAAATCTGTCAGCAATTTGTCGAGCAGTGCAGGAAACACAACCAGTGCGGTTGCAAAGCAAACACTGCAACGCTTTCAGCCCGCAGCGTTCACAGCCAACATGGATGAAATGTACAATCACCTGGCTGAACATGTCAGTACCTACTTTGGAAGTgacacacaaaatgacaaaaggTCACGAGACACGGCATCCTCGCCATCTCAGATCCAACCTAGCACTCTTCCAAACAGTAGCAAGGATCATATCCTACTGGCGGTGCCTGTGTCCCATAGATCCACACCAGAAACACCCCCTGCTATTGACAAGGATGGCTCTGTCCCAAGTCCACAAGCCCCTTCTGCCCCAGCTCAGGATGAGGGTGTTTCAACCATCCCCATATCACCAAGGAAAGGCATCAGTCATTACCTGTCCTATCCCAGGCCCAGCATCCAGGCTTTTGTAGGACACTACATCGCTCCCCTCGTCCCAAAGTTCAGAGCAGATTCAAAGAGTGGCACAGTGGAGAAGGACAAAACCTCTGGATCTGATCTAGCCACGTCCCAGGATGCAAAGAGTGCAGaaagcaaaaaagagaaaaaagagttAGACGAGAAAGCACAGAGACTGCTGTCTCAGAGGGAGAAG ATTATAGCACGTGTTAGTGTGGATAACCGAACCAGAGCACTGGTCAAGAGTCTTCAGCGAGTCACTGATGTGAAGATCACCATCAGCAGGGTGGAGGAACTGAGCTTCCACCTGCTGGAGTTTCCTGAGACCCGAGGGGTGGCAGCCACT GAGAAGGTCATCCCGTGTCTGCTGCGTTTGAGGCAGGCAAGAGACGTCAATCTGCAGGCTGCAGTGAGACAGGCTCTGGCCCTGGTGGGCTACACTGACCCGGTCAAAGGCAGAGGGATACGTGTCCTCTCCATCGACGGAGGAGGGACCAG GGGTTTGGTTGCATTGCAGACTTTGCACCGGCTGGAGAGTTTGACAGGGAAACCCATCTACCAGCTGTTTGACTACATATGTGGTGTTAGTACAG GGTCCATCCTGGCCTTTATGCTGGGTGTGTTCCAGATCCCTCTGGATGAGTGTGAGGAACTCTATCGAAAGTTGGGTTCTGATGTCTTTAAACAGAACTTGATTGTGGGCACAGTGAAAATGGGCTGGAGTCACGCATACTATGACAGCCAGATCTGGGAAGAGATCCTAAA AGAAAGAATGGGGCCTGAACTAATGATTGAGACTTCCAAGAACCCTAAATGCCCTAAG GTGTCAGCAGTGAGCACCATAGTGAACAGAGGCCTGCCGCTGAAGGCATATGTCTTCAGGAATTATAACTTCCTGCCAGGGGTTCGTTCACACTACTTGGGCGGCTGCCAGCATAAAATGTGGCAGGCCATTCGAGCATCCTCTGCTGCTCCAGGATACTTCCAGGAATTTGTACTAGGAAATGACCTCCACCAG GACGGTGGTCTCTTGATCAACAACCCTACTGCTCTGGCCATCCATGAGAGCAAGTGTTTGTGGCCCAACACACCTGTGCAGTGTGTGGTGTCTCTGGGCACAGGCCGATATGAGACCATAGGCAAGACCAGCTCGAGCACTTATACCAGCTTGAAGACCAAACTCACCAATGTCATCAGCAGCGCCACTGACACTGAAG AGGTCCACACAATGCTTGACGCCCTCCTCCCCCCGAACACTTATTTTCGTTTTAACCCTTACATGAGTGAAGACATCTCATTGGACGAAAACAGACAGGAGAGGCTGGACTTCCTGCAGGCCGAGGGTCGGCGCTACCTGGAGCGTAACGAGAATAAGTTAAAGAAAGTGGCTAGTGTTCTCACTCAAGAAAAGGGCATCGTTCAGAAACTAGCCGAATGGGCTCAACTTAAAGCTGACATGTATGATGGCCTTGCTTTTCGCTCCAAACTCTGA
- the pnpla8 gene encoding calcium-independent phospholipase A2-gamma isoform X2: MSRIRSTLDTVTKAVSGTVNTDFLAKITRLKPGAAQGKTIEVKVECPGTEDGPVMTMAAPEPPREKEVKKDTEPHKEAPKSVSNLSSSAGNTTSAVAKQTLQRFQPAAFTANMDEMYNHLAEHVSTYFGSDTQNDKRSRDTASSPSQIQPSTLPNSSKDHILLAVPVSHRSTPETPPAIDKDGSVPSPQAPSAPAQDEGVSTIPISPRKGISHYLSYPRPSIQAFVGHYIAPLVPKFRADSKSGTVEKDKTSGSDLATSQDAKSAESKKEKKELDEKAQRLLSQREKIIARVSVDNRTRALVKSLQRVTDVKITISRVEELSFHLLEFPETRGVAATEKVIPCLLRLRQARDVNLQAAVRQALALVGYTDPVKGRGIRVLSIDGGGTRGLVALQTLHRLESLTGKPIYQLFDYICGVSTGSILAFMLGVFQIPLDECEELYRKLGSDVFKQNLIVGTVKMGWSHAYYDSQIWEEILKERMGPELMIETSKNPKCPKVSAVSTIVNRGLPLKAYVFRNYNFLPGVRSHYLGGCQHKMWQAIRASSAAPGYFQEFVLGNDLHQDGGLLINNPTALAIHESKCLWPNTPVQCVVSLGTGRYETIGKTSSSTYTSLKTKLTNVISSATDTEGEMMGSHDHICQLSLCCSVLLCSTYSSAYPKVEQLRFIFNKFLDPLRFKQYTFELEFRKLIPQE, encoded by the exons ATGTCGCGCATCAGGAGCACCCTGGACACCGTTACCAAAGCCGTGAGTGGAACGGTGAACACCGACTTCCTCGCCAAGATCACACGCCTCAAACCCGGTGCCGCCCAAGGCAAAACTATAGAGGTTAAAGTGGAATGTCCCGGGACAGAGGACGGACCTGTCATGACCATGGCGGCACCTGAGCCGCCCAGggagaaagaggtgaaaaaagATACAGAACCTCATAAAGAAGCCCCAAAATCTGTCAGCAATTTGTCGAGCAGTGCAGGAAACACAACCAGTGCGGTTGCAAAGCAAACACTGCAACGCTTTCAGCCCGCAGCGTTCACAGCCAACATGGATGAAATGTACAATCACCTGGCTGAACATGTCAGTACCTACTTTGGAAGTgacacacaaaatgacaaaaggTCACGAGACACGGCATCCTCGCCATCTCAGATCCAACCTAGCACTCTTCCAAACAGTAGCAAGGATCATATCCTACTGGCGGTGCCTGTGTCCCATAGATCCACACCAGAAACACCCCCTGCTATTGACAAGGATGGCTCTGTCCCAAGTCCACAAGCCCCTTCTGCCCCAGCTCAGGATGAGGGTGTTTCAACCATCCCCATATCACCAAGGAAAGGCATCAGTCATTACCTGTCCTATCCCAGGCCCAGCATCCAGGCTTTTGTAGGACACTACATCGCTCCCCTCGTCCCAAAGTTCAGAGCAGATTCAAAGAGTGGCACAGTGGAGAAGGACAAAACCTCTGGATCTGATCTAGCCACGTCCCAGGATGCAAAGAGTGCAGaaagcaaaaaagagaaaaaagagttAGACGAGAAAGCACAGAGACTGCTGTCTCAGAGGGAGAAG ATTATAGCACGTGTTAGTGTGGATAACCGAACCAGAGCACTGGTCAAGAGTCTTCAGCGAGTCACTGATGTGAAGATCACCATCAGCAGGGTGGAGGAACTGAGCTTCCACCTGCTGGAGTTTCCTGAGACCCGAGGGGTGGCAGCCACT GAGAAGGTCATCCCGTGTCTGCTGCGTTTGAGGCAGGCAAGAGACGTCAATCTGCAGGCTGCAGTGAGACAGGCTCTGGCCCTGGTGGGCTACACTGACCCGGTCAAAGGCAGAGGGATACGTGTCCTCTCCATCGACGGAGGAGGGACCAG GGGTTTGGTTGCATTGCAGACTTTGCACCGGCTGGAGAGTTTGACAGGGAAACCCATCTACCAGCTGTTTGACTACATATGTGGTGTTAGTACAG GGTCCATCCTGGCCTTTATGCTGGGTGTGTTCCAGATCCCTCTGGATGAGTGTGAGGAACTCTATCGAAAGTTGGGTTCTGATGTCTTTAAACAGAACTTGATTGTGGGCACAGTGAAAATGGGCTGGAGTCACGCATACTATGACAGCCAGATCTGGGAAGAGATCCTAAA AGAAAGAATGGGGCCTGAACTAATGATTGAGACTTCCAAGAACCCTAAATGCCCTAAG GTGTCAGCAGTGAGCACCATAGTGAACAGAGGCCTGCCGCTGAAGGCATATGTCTTCAGGAATTATAACTTCCTGCCAGGGGTTCGTTCACACTACTTGGGCGGCTGCCAGCATAAAATGTGGCAGGCCATTCGAGCATCCTCTGCTGCTCCAGGATACTTCCAGGAATTTGTACTAGGAAATGACCTCCACCAG GACGGTGGTCTCTTGATCAACAACCCTACTGCTCTGGCCATCCATGAGAGCAAGTGTTTGTGGCCCAACACACCTGTGCAGTGTGTGGTGTCTCTGGGCACAGGCCGATATGAGACCATAGGCAAGACCAGCTCGAGCACTTATACCAGCTTGAAGACCAAACTCACCAATGTCATCAGCAGCGCCACTGACACTGAAGGTGAGATGATGGGGTCACATGATCACATCTGTCAGCTGTCCCTGTGTTGTTCTGTGCTgctgtgtagcacctacagctctgcatatCCCAAAGTTGAGCAGCTGag gtttatttttaacaaattccTTGATCCTCTCAGATTTAAACAGTACACATTTGAACTTGAATTTAGAAAATTAATTCCACAAGAATAA